In a genomic window of Micromonospora cremea:
- the lexA gene encoding transcriptional repressor LexA, translated as MTEDRASRPKSPQQITEAGPPATRRRSAARSRTGQPAVRPVTPVVSTFPDPATVDLTARQRRILEFIRNWVERHGYPPSVREIGEAVGLVSPSSVAYQLKELEKKGFLRRDPNRPRAVDVRAPSEAIDDELSRAQRPTPAYVPMLGRIAAGGPILAEQAVEDIFPLPRELVGEGEVFMLQVKGDSMLDAAICDGDWVVVRQQPTADSGEIVAAMLDGEATVKTYRRRDGHVWLMPQNPAFDPIPGDDATIMGRVVAVLRRI; from the coding sequence GTGACCGAGGACCGGGCCAGCCGGCCGAAGAGCCCGCAGCAGATCACCGAGGCGGGCCCGCCGGCCACCCGACGCCGCAGCGCCGCGCGCAGCCGGACGGGCCAGCCCGCCGTGCGCCCGGTCACCCCGGTGGTCAGCACCTTCCCCGACCCGGCGACGGTCGACCTGACCGCCCGCCAGCGCCGCATCCTGGAGTTCATCCGCAACTGGGTGGAGCGACACGGCTACCCGCCGAGCGTCCGGGAGATCGGCGAGGCGGTCGGCCTGGTGTCGCCGTCCAGCGTCGCCTACCAGCTCAAGGAGCTGGAAAAGAAGGGCTTCCTGCGCCGCGACCCCAACCGGCCGCGCGCGGTGGACGTCCGGGCCCCCAGCGAGGCCATCGACGACGAGCTGTCCCGCGCGCAGCGGCCGACCCCGGCATACGTGCCGATGCTCGGCCGGATCGCCGCCGGTGGGCCGATCCTCGCCGAGCAGGCGGTGGAGGACATCTTCCCCCTCCCCCGCGAGCTGGTGGGCGAGGGCGAGGTCTTCATGCTCCAGGTCAAGGGCGACTCGATGCTCGACGCGGCCATCTGCGACGGCGACTGGGTGGTCGTCCGGCAGCAGCCCACCGCCGACTCGGGCGAGATCGTGGCCGCCATGCTCGATGGCGAGGCGACCGTCAAGACCTACCGGCGGCGCGACGGGCACGTCTGGCTGATGCCGCAGAACCCAGCCTTCGACCCGATCCCCGGTGACGACGCCACCATCATGGGTCGGGTCGTGGCGGTCCTGCGCCGGATCTGA
- the nrdR gene encoding transcriptional regulator NrdR: MRCPYCRHADSRVVDSREADDGQLIRRRRSCPECGKRFTTVEEAVLAVVKRSGVTEPFSRTKIIGGVRKACQGRPVDEDSIALLAQKVEETVRAKGAAEIPSHDVGLAILGPLRDLDEVAYLRFASVYRSFDSLADFEQEIETLRAAARAREGAGQAGAAGTAGRTN; encoded by the coding sequence ATGCGGTGTCCGTACTGCCGGCACGCCGACTCCCGGGTGGTCGACTCGCGGGAGGCCGACGACGGTCAGCTCATCCGGCGGCGACGGTCCTGCCCGGAGTGCGGCAAGCGGTTCACCACCGTCGAGGAGGCGGTCCTCGCGGTCGTCAAGCGCAGCGGGGTGACCGAGCCGTTCAGCCGTACGAAGATCATCGGCGGGGTGCGCAAGGCGTGCCAGGGCCGGCCCGTCGACGAGGACTCGATCGCGCTGCTGGCCCAGAAGGTCGAGGAGACCGTCCGGGCCAAGGGCGCGGCCGAGATCCCCAGCCATGACGTGGGGCTGGCGATCCTGGGCCCTCTGCGGGACCTGGACGAGGTGGCGTACCTGCGGTTCGCCAGCGTCTACCGGTCCTTCGACTCGCTCGCCGACTTCGAGCAGGAGATCGAGACATTGCGGGCCGCCGCCCGCGCCCGGGAGGGCGCGGGTCAGGCCGGGGCGGCGGGGACCGCCGGCCGTACCAACTGA